From one Candidatus Eisenbacteria bacterium genomic stretch:
- a CDS encoding efflux RND transporter periplasmic adaptor subunit, whose product MKKLYFIIIPVLIILAGLFYLRERRLANTDQPAYETARVESGSIEVKVLSTGTIEPYTRVEVSSSVSGRIDKVEVNEGDRVKEGDILAWISSEDRIALLDAARSALESAQEKNDEEAIKQAKEASEIADKAYKLVPLTNSIRGEVIMRSCEPGQNVTTATVLFAIADRLVASVQVDEADIGKIKVKQKAWVVLDAFPDERVNARVTKISREGTLVSGVVEYDVMVEPVQVPGDWASGMTANVEFVVASKDSILVIPKGAVSEENGDSFVTVLEDRPIRRSVKTGITDGKTIEITEGLRAGDTVVLSETVTTGSTPSSTQTTSSRPRIPMFMGRR is encoded by the coding sequence ATGAAGAAACTGTATTTCATAATAATCCCCGTGCTGATCATCTTGGCCGGACTCTTTTACCTTCGAGAAAGACGTCTCGCCAACACGGATCAACCCGCCTACGAGACTGCCAGAGTCGAATCGGGCAGCATAGAGGTCAAGGTGCTTTCCACGGGGACGATCGAACCCTACACGAGAGTCGAGGTCAGCTCGTCTGTCAGCGGCAGGATAGACAAAGTGGAAGTCAACGAAGGCGACAGGGTGAAGGAAGGAGACATCCTCGCGTGGATTTCCAGCGAAGACAGAATTGCGCTCCTGGACGCGGCCCGCTCCGCGCTTGAATCCGCCCAAGAGAAGAATGACGAGGAAGCCATCAAGCAGGCGAAGGAGGCCTCCGAGATTGCAGACAAGGCGTACAAACTAGTGCCTCTCACCAACTCGATACGCGGAGAGGTGATAATGCGCTCCTGCGAGCCCGGACAGAACGTGACCACAGCGACCGTCCTCTTCGCGATCGCCGACAGGCTGGTGGCGAGCGTCCAGGTGGACGAGGCAGACATAGGCAAGATAAAAGTGAAACAGAAGGCGTGGGTGGTGCTCGACGCCTTTCCTGATGAGCGCGTGAACGCCAGGGTGACCAAGATCTCCCGCGAGGGTACCCTGGTCTCGGGCGTGGTGGAATACGACGTGATGGTGGAGCCCGTGCAAGTGCCCGGCGACTGGGCCTCCGGAATGACCGCCAACGTGGAATTCGTGGTGGCGAGCAAGGACAGCATACTCGTGATTCCCAAGGGCGCGGTTTCTGAGGAGAACGGAGACAGCTTCGTTACAGTTCTCGAAGACAGGCCGATTCGTCGAAGCGTCAAAACCGGGATCACTGATGGGAAAACGATCGAGATAACCGAGGGCTTGAGGGCGGGCGACACGGTGGTTCTCAGTGAAACCGTAACAACCGGGAGCACGCCGTCAAGTACGCAGACGACGAGTTCTCGGCCGCGGATACCAATGTTCATGGGACGAAGATGA